From one Butyricimonas faecihominis genomic stretch:
- the mazG gene encoding nucleoside triphosphate pyrophosphohydrolase, protein MEKDFTKQKEAFAELLDIMETLREKCPWDHKQTMESLRTLSVEEVYELGDAILKNDMQEVKKELGDLLMHIVFYALIGKEQEQFDMTDVLNEICAKLRYRHPHIYGEVKVEDENDVLRNWEQLKLKEKGRHNKVLEGVPDALPALVKAYRIQDKVRGVGFDWKQKEDVWQKVREELGELEVEVARKDQERMEEEFGDFMFAMINAARLYGINPEDALEKSNKKFIRRFSYVEKKAHETERNLSDMTLEEMDEYWNEAKAMEKA, encoded by the coding sequence ATGGAGAAAGATTTTACGAAACAGAAAGAAGCTTTTGCCGAGCTGTTGGATATAATGGAAACCTTGAGGGAAAAGTGTCCTTGGGATCATAAACAGACGATGGAGTCTTTGCGGACGTTATCGGTGGAGGAGGTTTATGAGCTGGGAGATGCAATTCTGAAAAATGATATGCAGGAGGTGAAAAAGGAGCTGGGAGATTTGCTTATGCATATCGTGTTTTATGCTTTGATCGGGAAGGAACAGGAGCAATTTGACATGACGGATGTTTTGAACGAGATCTGTGCCAAGTTGCGCTATCGTCACCCGCATATTTACGGGGAGGTGAAGGTCGAGGATGAGAATGACGTGTTGCGTAACTGGGAGCAATTGAAGTTGAAAGAGAAGGGCCGTCATAATAAAGTTTTGGAAGGTGTCCCGGATGCTCTTCCGGCTTTAGTGAAAGCATACCGGATTCAAGATAAGGTGAGGGGAGTCGGGTTCGACTGGAAACAGAAAGAGGACGTGTGGCAAAAAGTACGGGAAGAGTTGGGTGAATTGGAAGTCGAGGTAGCCCGGAAGGATCAGGAGCGTATGGAAGAAGAATTCGGTGATTTCATGTTTGCCATGATTAACGCGGCGCGACTATACGGTATAAATCCGGAAGATGCTTTGGAGAAATCCAACAAGAAATTTATTCGTCGTTTTTCGTACGTGGAAAAGAAAGCTCACGAAACGGAGCGCAACCTTTCAGATATGACCTTGGAGGAAATGGACGAGTATTGGAACGAGGCAAAAGCGATGGAAAAAGCTTGA